One genomic window of Arachis stenosperma cultivar V10309 chromosome 10, arast.V10309.gnm1.PFL2, whole genome shotgun sequence includes the following:
- the LOC130955380 gene encoding uncharacterized protein LOC130955380: protein MYIKCKEANRTEVDQNWNRIGITMWTIWKARNNYEYNNIEPNPESTINHARIIEKEYNSLINENISKVREDNKGRSLPVIWRPPPQSWLKVNSDAAFSIGTKSGATASVIRDHTGKILGGSATVIQANSSLSAEAQALREAVILVENLNIQRAIIETDSLQIVQTLKSRDTIWEIDPIIQDIISIQKRLSNCGFTWTPREGNRLAHSLAALKLKNQLPAIWPTTLPPQIADIIRRERIGLLLQNSHQQT from the coding sequence ATGTACATAAAGTGTAAAGAAGCCAACAGAACGGAAGTGGACCAGAATTGGAATAGAATTGGCATCACTATGTGGACAATTTGGAAGGCTAGAAACAACTACGAGTACAACAACATAGAGCCTAATCCAGAGTCTACCATCAATCATGCaagaataatagaaaaagaataCAATAGCCTAATAAATGAAAACATCTCCAAAGTCAGAGAAGACAACAAAGGGAGATCATTACCTGTCATTTGGAGACCTCCTCCTCAGAGCTGGCTCAAGGTAAATTCTGATGCTGCTTTTTCCATTGGAACTAAGTCAGGGGCAACAGCTTCAGTGATCAGAGACCATACAGGAAAAATCTTGGGGGGATCTGCAACAGTGATTCAAGCAAACTCAAGCCTATCAGCAGAGGCACAAGCATTAAGGGAAGCTGTAATTCTAGTGGagaatttaaatattcaaagaGCCATCATTGAAACAGATAGTCTGCAGATTGTTCAGACTCTCAAGTCAAGGGATACAATTTGGGAAATAGACCCAATCATTCAAGACATAATTTCTATTCAAAAAAGACTCTCAAACTGTGGTTTCACCTGGACCCCTCGAGAAGGAAACAGACTGGCTCATTCACTAGCAGCTCtgaaactcaaaaatcaacttccTGCTATTTGGCCAACAACTCTCCCGCCTCAAATTGCAGACATCATCAGAAGAGAAAGAATTGGACTGCTTCTCCAAAATTCTCACCAGCAAACCTGA
- the LOC130956362 gene encoding fasciclin-like arabinogalactan protein 11 has product MKITNLKQQQPLFFSVTLLSLALTTTTLAQLSPTQPAPSPPTTTAPSPGFSTVPLVPVSPSGAPIAAAPKAPTIDIIQILKKAKRFSVLIRLLETTQLINQLNSQLVTSGSGGLTLFAPEDTAFSKLKPGFLNSLSDRKKVELLQFHTLSSFISISNFDTLTNPVQTQAGDDPQRLQLNVTTYGGSHVSMTTGAVNASITGTVYTDSKLAIYQVDKVLLPLDVVLPAKAPAPAPGKAKADKTKPSSSSSSSSGEGKASPTEGSSNGGESKGMWMGVVLVVVVGVTTIIG; this is encoded by the coding sequence ATGAAGATCACAAATTTAAAACAACAACAACCTCTCTTCTTTTCTGTCACATTGCTATCACTAGCactcaccaccaccaccttAGCACAACTCTCCCCAACCCAGCCCGCTCCATCTCCGCCTACAACCACCGCACCATCCCCAGGATTCAGCACAGTCCCCCTTGTACCGGTTTCACCAAGCGGCGCACCCATCGCAGCGGCCCCAAAAGCCCCCACCATTGATATCATCCAAATCCTGAAGAAAGCAAAAAGATTCTCCGTCCTCATCCGCCTCCTGGAAACCACACAACTCATCAACCAGCTCAACTCGCAGCTCGTAACTTCTGGTTCTGGAGGGTTAACCCTCTTTGCACCCGAAGATACTGCCTTCTCAAAACTCAAACCAGGATTCTTGAACTCTCTGAGTGACAGAAAGAAGGTGGAGTTGTTGCAGTTCCACACGCTCTCTTCCTTCATCTCTATCTCCAACTTCGACACGCTAACCAACCCGGTGCAGACGCAGGCCGGCGACGACCCTCAGAGGCTGCAGCTCAACGTAACCACCTACGGCGGCAGCCATGTAAGTATGACCACCGGCGCCGTCAATGCCTCCATCACCGGAACCGTTTACACAGACAGCAAACTCGCCATATACCAGGTGGACAAAGTGCTTCTCCCTCTCGACGTCGTGCTTCCCGCCAAGGCTCCGGCGCCGGCGCCAGGGAAGGCTAAGGCTGACAAAACCAAGCCATCCTCGTCGTCGTCCTCCTCCTCCGGTGAAGGGAAGGCTTCGCCCACAGAAGGTTCATCAAATGGTGGTGAATCGAAGGGAATGTGGATGGGTGTTGTTCTTGTTGTCGTTGTTGGAGTGACTACTATAATAGGTTGA
- the LOC130955801 gene encoding fasciclin-like arabinogalactan protein 12, with protein sequence MKQSIIFSLLLVLLSPIFSTITLAQSPAAAPKPPTKPKPAPAAPAAAPVKPLVPSLPQSPTSDTSSGEDIVKILRKAKNFNTMIRLFKTTQIINQVNAQLVTSKTGGLTIFAPDDGAFSNLKAGFFNSLSDRQQKALIQFHVLPVYVSSSNFDSLSNPVLTLASDSPNGYQLNVTAYGNSVNISTGVVNATLTGIVYSDKVLAIYHVDKVLIPLDFSKPKPIAPAPALAISPKADKDNSSAEDTDQGDSTKENSGALKLLGVQGTMLVSIGVAFAAALTIFS encoded by the coding sequence ATGAAGCAAAGTATCATCTTTTCACTTCTTTTAGTACTACTTTCTCCCATATTTTCCACCATCACTTTAGCACAATCACCTGCTGCAGCTCCTAAACCCCCAACAAAACCAAAACCTGCACCAGCAGCACCAGCTGCAGCACCAGTGAAGCCATTAGTCCCATCACTTCCACAGTCACCTACATCCGATACTTCTTCGGGCGAAGACATTGTCAAGATCCTAAGAAAAGCGAAGAACTTCAACACAATGATCCGTTTATTCAAGACCACCCAAATCATCAACCAAGTCAATGCACAACTGGTGACATCAAAGACCGGAGGCTTAACCATCTTCGCACCGGACGATGGTGCCTTCTCTAATCTCAAAGCAGGGTTCTTCAACTCCCTAAGCGATCGCCAACAAAAGGCATTGATACAATTCCATGTTCTTCCGGTTTACGTATCAAGCTCAAATTTTGATTCTCTTAGCAACCCTGTTTTGACTCTGGCCAGTGATAGCCCCAATGGTTACCAACTTAATGTGACTGCATATGGTAACAGTGTGAATATCTCAACTGGGGTAGTGAATGCAACACTCACAGGGATTGTTTACTCTGATAAGGTGCTTGCTATTTACCATGTTGATAAGGTGCTTATTCCCTTGGATTTCTCTAAGCCTAAGCCTATAGCTCCGGCACCGGCTTTGGCAATATCACCAAAAGCCGATAAGGATAACTCCTCTGCAGAAGATACTGATCAGGGAGATTCAACAAAGGAGAATTCTGGGGCATTGAAGTTGCTTGGTGTGCAAGGAACAATGTTGGTGTCAATTGGTGTTGCTTTTGCTGCAGCACTAACGATTTTCAGTTGA